TGCGGCGGCCGAAGGCCACCGTCCTGGGACGCGCCGTCGCGGGCACGGTGGCGGAGATCGGCCCGGACGTCAAGGACCTCCAGGTCGGCGACGAGGTCTTCGGCGAGGCGGCCCAGCGCGGCTTCGCCGAATACGTCGCGATCCCGGCGAAACGCCTGGCCAGGAAGCCGGAGCAGGTGACGTTCGAGCAGGCGGCCACCTTACCCGTGGCCGGGATCACAGCCTTGCAGGCGCTGCGGCTCGGCGCCGCGCGCCCCGGCACGACGGTGCTGGTCAACGGCGCCTCCGGCGGGGTCGGCACGTTCACCGTGCAGCTCGCCAAGGCACTCGGCGCCGAGGTCACCGGCGTGTGCAGCACCCGCAACGCCGAGCTGGTGCGCTCGCTCGGCGCCGACCACGTGATCGACTACACCCGCGATGATTTCACCCGGGATACACGCCGCTTCGACGTCCTGATCGACATGGTCGGCAACCACCCGATCTCGGCGCTGCGCCGGCTCCTCGCCCCCGGCGGCATCTACATCGCCTCCAACAGCGCGGGTGGGCCGGTGCTCGGGCCCATTCCCCGGCTGCTGGCCACGGTCGCGCAGACGCCGTTCGTCCGACAGCGGCTCCGCGTCCTGACCTCCCGGAGCACCGCCGAGGACCTGCGGACGCTCGCCGGCTTCGTCGCCGACGGCAAGGTGACACCGGTGATCGAACGCACGTATCCGCTCAGTGAGACCGCCGACGCCCTCCGGCTCCTGGAGCGGGAGCACGCCCGCGGCAAGATCGTCCTTCTGGCGTAGGACGAGGAGGCCGGGTGCCCAGGGCCCGGGGCCTGGCCGAAAGTACGAGATCGCGGTCGGCCGAGGGGCGGGCGCAGGTCGGGCCGGTGGCCCGATGAGCCGTCCCCGCCTCTCGTCGCAGGATCGATCCATGACCGAGCACTCGAATCCGAGGCTCTCCCAGGTGGCGGCCACCGCGCCGCGGCCGCGTCCGCGTGCCTCCCGGCGTGGCGACGGCCGGCTCGTGCCCGCCGGGCTGATCGCGCTCACCGTCGTCCCGCTGATCGCCGGTGCCGTCCGGCTGACCGAGTTGTTCACCGGTGCGGAGGTCACATCCGCGAACGCGCGGTACTTCGACGCGCCGGCAGGGTGGCCAGGCGGCGGTCCTTCTCCAGCTATTCGATCCGGAACGCCTTGGCCATCATCCCGAAGCGGGCCAGCTCGGACAGCTTCACCGGCGCCACCGCAGTGCAGTCCACCGCCCCCGTGCCCAGCCCCAGCACGTACGAGGCGCGATCCAGCGCCTGCTCCATCCCGGTGCCCGACAGCCTGGTCACCGCCGTACGCATCCACTCCAGAGTGGAGACCTTCTTACCGTCCGGCACCTGCAGGGTCGCCACCAGCTCGGCCCGCATCAGCGGCGGCGCAGCCTCCGCCAGGCCGCGGTTGATCAACTCCAGCACGGCCCGGCGCACCTCGGTGACCAGCCGGGACAAGGTGGTGATACCCGGCAGCAGCACCCGGTTGGTAATCAGCCACAGCACCGCCCGATCGAACAGCTCCCGGCGCGAGTCCCGGCTCTTGCGCACCCGCGAGGCAATGAAAGTCGCCACCTCCCCCTCGGCGGCCGAGAACTCGCGATAGCCCAGCATGATCCGGATCTTCGTGGCATGCTCGTACGGCCCCGGCGGAGGACAAGCAGGCGGCCGGATTGTCGCCACCGGCACCCCCGCACAGGTCGCAGCCAACGCCGAGCAGGAAGGGCAGGCGCGCGTCGTGGACTCTGGTCGGACGAAGCGGCCTCCAACCCTCGATGAGCTTGGCGAGTTCGGCTTCGATGTCCACGGTGATGAACCCGAAGAAGTTGATGTTCTCGCGGTGGCCGGGGGCGATGAACGACAACAGTTCGTCGCCGACGTCGCGGCCCTGGGCGCGAAGCTCGCCGATCGCCTTGCCGTAGGACTCGGTGGTCCAGGTGTTATCTGGGCGTTGGTGAGCAGGGTGAGGCACCATGCCTGCTCGGTCTGGTCTTGGAGGTAAGCCCGTACGATGGTGCCCTGCTGGGCGTAGTGCAGGTCGCGGCGTAGCGCGTGCAGGCTCTCGCCTTTGTTGAGCTGCCGGGAGATCTTGCGGCGGTAGACCGGATCGGACAGATAGCGGGCGGCGTGGATGGTCCGGCGCATCCGCCCCTACTCCTTTAACGCTGCCGCCAGGGTGTTCTGCCGGGAGGCCGCCGACCATTTCCCCACGATCAAAGACGCGGTCGCCTCTCCGAACTTGAGCGATCCGGCCATCCGCAGCAGATCCGGGTAACACTCGCTGATCAGATCTTCGTTCCACCGGTCGGCCAGCAGCGGCCCGGCGTGTGGATAACGAGCGTTCGTCAGGCCGGGGGCTTCCACCCGCAGCATGGTGATCTTCCCCAGGTCACGGATGCGCGGGGTGAGGGCCTTGCCGACCAGGTCGAACAACCCGAAATTGACCAGGGTTGCGCCGTGGGTGTCGGTGGCGTGCTCGGTGATAGGCAGGTCGGTGGCGTTACCGAGCAGTCGGGGGTGAACAGATAGGTGCCAGGTCGGCGTACCGGCGTGACCCGGGTACGAACACATCCCCCGACCGCAGACCATCGCGTAACGCGAGGATGGTGCAGATCTCCCAGTAGTGCCGAAACGCCGTGTCGTCACCTGCCTTACGGGCCTTGACCAGGTAATCGGCGTACCGAGCCGCCACGAACGACATCGGCGCCCCCGCCTGGACCTTCCGGCCACCGACCCGGTTCAGCTCCTTCAGGATCTCCACGGCCTC
The Nonomuraea helvata genome window above contains:
- a CDS encoding NAD(P)-dependent alcohol dehydrogenase, producing MKAIVYQEYGSPDVVRHADVDRPAPAAGEVLVRVRAAALNHADLLTLRGTPLLLRLAFGVRRPKATVLGRAVAGTVAEIGPDVKDLQVGDEVFGEAAQRGFAEYVAIPAKRLARKPEQVTFEQAATLPVAGITALQALRLGAARPGTTVLVNGASGGVGTFTVQLAKALGAEVTGVCSTRNAELVRSLGADHVIDYTRDDFTRDTRRFDVLIDMVGNHPISALRRLLAPGGIYIASNSAGGPVLGPIPRLLATVAQTPFVRQRLRVLTSRSTAEDLRTLAGFVADGKVTPVIERTYPLSETADALRLLEREHARGKIVLLA
- a CDS encoding DUF4158 domain-containing protein codes for the protein MPVATIRPPACPPPGPYEHATKIRIMLGYREFSAAEGEVATFIASRVRKSRDSRRELFDRAVLWLITNRVLLPGITTLSRLVTEVRRAVLELINRGLAEAAPPLMRAELVATLQVPDGKKVSTLEWMRTAVTRLSGTGMEQALDRASYVLGLGTGAVDCTAVAPVKLSELARFGMMAKAFRIE
- a CDS encoding Tn3 family transposase — encoded protein: MVCGRGMCSYPGHAGTPTWHLSVHPRLLGNATDLPITEHATDTHGATLVNFGLFDLVGKALTPRIRDLGKITMLRVEAPGLTNARYPHAGPLLADRWNEDLISECYPDLLRMAGSLKFGEATASLIVGKWSAASRQNTLAAALKE